One genomic region from Sparus aurata chromosome 15, fSpaAur1.1, whole genome shotgun sequence encodes:
- the LOC115596777 gene encoding uncharacterized protein LOC115596777 — translation MFSPHQETLIVDMVREDNAIKLREIQQKIIEDHANLEGINSVSLTTVGRVLKRNRLRMKQQHRVPFDRNSDRVKEQRFQYVQRVFQLDAMERPHEYIYMDEAGFNLTQRRRRGRNVIGHRAIVGVPGQRGGNVTLCAAISNHGVVHHHANLGPYNTHQLLIFLNNMRDALLGQQDEHPMYVVVWDNVSFHRALQVREWFNMNQGFINLCLPPYAPFLNPIEEFFSSWRWKVYDRQPYTRCLVTAQ, via the exons ATGTTCTCCCCACACCAAGAGACCCTAATTGTTGATATGGTCCGTGAGGACAATGCCATTAAACTGCGTGAAATTCAGCAGAAGATCATTGAAGACCATGCAAATTTGGAGGGTATCAACAGTGTCAGCCTCACTACTGTTGGTCGTGTCCTCAAGCGCAACAGACTGCGCAtgaaacagcagcacagagtgCCCTTTGATCGGAACTCAGACAGAGTCAAAGAGCAAAGATTCCAGTATGTACAG AGAGTTTTTCAACTGGATGCAATGGAAAGACCCCATGAATACATCTACATGGATGAAGCTGGGTTCAATCTCACccaaaggagaaggagaggccGTAATGTGATTGGACATCGGGCAATTGTTGGTGTCCCTGGGCAGCGTGGTGGCAATGTCACATTATGTGCTGCCATCAGCAATCATGGGGTTGTCCACCATCATGCCAACCTGGGGCCCTACAATACTCACCAGCTCCTCATTTTCCTTAACAACATGCGAGATGCTCTGTTGGGGCAGCAGGATGAGCATCCCATGTATGTTGTTGTGTGGGACAATGTGAGCTTTCACAGAGCCCTCCAGGTAAGAGAGTGGTTCAATATGAACCAAGGCTTTATAAATCTTTGCCTCCCACCATACGCCCCTTTCCTGAACCCAATTGAGGAATTCTTCTCCTCATGGCGGTGGAAGGTCTACGACCGGCAACCTTACACCAGG tgtttagtgacTGCTCAgtag